A window of Nicotiana sylvestris chromosome 8, ASM39365v2, whole genome shotgun sequence genomic DNA:
ATGATAAGAGGTTAAATTTCTTAAAGATACACGAACAACTTGTAGACTCGGTTTTGTTAATCTCATGActtctgattttctttttataAACACAGTTTAATAGCACTGTCTAGCTACGAAATTGTCTGGTTTTTGTACCTCAATTACACACTGGGATCAATGAACTCCAGTACAGAATTTATATCATTTGCAAGTATAACTCGTGTATTTATTTTGTGCACGGGGAAATAGACTCATATTCAACGAATTTTTTAAATTTACTAGTATATGGGTTCGGAACTATAAGCAATTTAGTTAATTGGGTTCTAAATTACTAAATTGTAAATGATCAATGAATTGTTTAAAATAACACAAGGTTTAAATCAAAACTACTAGGTTTGCCGTACCCATTGCCAAAACATTGAACAGTCTATAATTAAATACTATctatcattttttcttttttgttattcTTTCTCTCATCTTTCATTCGAAAACCCAAGTCTTTTTCTTTTGGTAGGAACACCAAAAGTCATACTTTATTCCATTCCAATAATCCTCACTTTACTAACTTGATCATAAGCCGCTGGGTGATCCTCTTCTTCAGCATATATACAGAGAGACAAATATGGTAGCTGATGGATTAGCAAACTATGGTACACACTTATCATGCAGCAACAACTTATAACTTTTTGATACACCATCACTTTTTGTCCACCAACATTTCCATGAAGACAAAGAAGGGGCAGTAAGAAGGAGACTTGTCAGCTCATGCGTTTTTGTTACCCCCATGTTCCCCCAAATGTAAATCCATGCACAACTATGCTCTCCGCTCCTCCCTCCGGTAACGTTCCATCTAGTTTTTGTAATGATCCTTCCAAGGATCCTAGTAGTGAAGTAGCTAGTAGTTTTATTACTGATCCACCTCTGGATCATAAGTATAACATAGTAATAAAGTAATCTTTTATGACCCAAAAAAAGTCGTACTTTACAACTTCTGCCACCTTGGATCAGGACTCAGGAGTAATATTTTATGACATAACTCACTAAATCCTTTTAAACAATTGTCAgtatctttttttttccttccattTGTTTGACAAACAAAGGGTAGAAATAGAATAACATGAGAAAGAATAGATTTTTCTTGAAAGCGAAGAGACGGAGATGAGTGTGCTTTCATTTGTGCATGGATTGCTAACAAAAAGAATTAGTATATTGTTTGCCcattttacaaagaaaataaaaggtGTGCTATATTTTAGAGTAAATATTTATCTATTCGACGTTTACATCAAAATTAAGTAACTTAAtcttattaattaaaaataaaaatgaaattaacATATTGGGATGCCATATTTACAGATTCTAAAAATCTATTAACAGTCGGAGTAGTCATCCCAATATCCTCTGTCCCTTCTCACACAAGTAGGTGTTTCCGGGATTTTACTTTTGGCCGGTACTTTTAACTCTAAATTTTTAGTGGTAAATAAATATTTGTGCCAACAGGGATTGCCGTATTTGTGGCGATTTCTGTGCGTTTGTGTAGCCAGGCGTTGTGCATGTGAAATGTTCGATGAAATGTCTAGCTGAAAATTTTGGTGAGACATATTGGATTTTGTAATTAATTGGTTACTCCATAACTTGTTTGCAGCtttcttggataattttggagTTGAGCGGAAAGCTTAGTAACTTATCGAAGCTATGGAGGGGGGAGAGGATCAGGTGAAGAAGGAGAGGGTAGTAGAGGCAAGAGCAAGAAACATCAGCCACAATGTCAGGTGTACAGAGTGTGGCAGTCAGTCCATTGAAGATTCTCAAGCTGACATTGCCATTCTCCTCAGGAAGGTATCTCTTCTGTTTTACATTTTCACTCATTTGAATCACTAGTTTCCACAACAGCAACAATTCTAAGAAAGTTGAGGTCTAATTCTCACTAATTATGTCGCTCCATTTAGACCCGTATCTGTCAAATATTTAAAAAGTTAGGTTCTTTATGATCGGTTTCCACAGTTGTaccaaaaataaatttttaaaagaagtaTAATAACAAACTAGCTCTGACCAACATGTGTGTGCTGCTGATGGGTATTTAGGCTAGTCGAGTTCCTTTATCCGGCATTCACATATTCCTACTCTTTTGATGATATCATGGTCTGTATGAGATGAGGTAATAAATAGGTGTAGAAAGAAAATTCAGCCAGATGTATAGAATTTTTCTTTTTCGGGTTGAGATTTTAAGGCCAAGTTTCAATAATAAAGCATTCCTAGAAAGGCCACAACTACTCACAAGGCTCATATAATAGATGTCGGATAGAGCACGCGCAAAACATGTAAGGTCTGTTTTAATAACTGGAAGTGATATGTAGTTGAAATGGAGGAAGCAAATCTGCAATACGAAATTCATCTATTTCCTTAGCATTGTCAAATATTGTTTGTGTAtatattaatttcatttggtAGGGGTGTGCTTCACTATGTAATTTGGGCTCTAAGTTTCTAGATAATAAATATCTTCTAGGAACTCCTTCATAGATATAAAGAAAGTATTTCTTTTTGATAAGGTAGAGTTTTCATTCCTCATTGACGTTTGCAGATAAAGAAAGTTTTTTTACTTAGCAGCTTGTTGATTCCTCTGTTTATCAATAACCACATGCATTGCATAGTGGATGTAAAGAAGTAGACCATTATCTCGGCAATAATGAGCCAAATTAGTATTTTCTGTGAATCCACCCGTTAAGTGACTGTGCATTACGATTGGAACGCCCAATTCTCTATCAAATACAGATCTTTTAATCATTTCTTCGCATGTACCTGCAGTAGCATTCAAGTAATGCCCATTGATTCACCTGTTTCAACCTGTGCTTTATGAATTGCTTTGGCACAAAATAAGAAACTATGTCTCCAACACATAAATGGTTGTCAGTTCACGTTGCTATGCAAGCTTAATTACAGCTGAGGTAAACGAACAAGCTGCCCCTGGTAACCCTTTTGAAGGTGCTTAGTTCTTCCGTTTACATTTAAGACAACAATAGGTTTCCCCATATTACTGACATTTATTTTTCTCCCTTCAACTAGTTTTTTCGCCTTTTCTCTGATAATGAGTAAACTGAATTCTTTCAGTTGGTCTATATTGTAATTGACCTTTTCCATGATGGGTTTGGGCTCTTGAGCCGATTGAATATGCTATATTCTGGATTGTCcttcatttttgaaaaaaaggaaaaagctcTATTCTGGACTGTCAAGGAACTATTTCGTCTCTGTGCTGCTAAATATTGCATTTGCTATCTCTTCGACGTAGAGGGTGATAGCCAGATGTGGACTCAAGATTTGAAGGTCGGGGTGCACTTTTGGATTCAATCAAAATCTTCTTTGTGTATAGGGTGCCCATTACTAATATATCACTATTTTCTAAAGACATATACATGTGTACATGGAAATTTTTACCGAATTTTATGGTTGCCGGTGTCTCAGTATAGCATAGGTCCGCCTCTGGTGATAGCTGGGAGCCAAACACAGAAAACAGCTTCTGCATAGTAGGTTAGTCTTTTTTGTTTGTGGGACTTGCTTCTGATGGATAAAGAGTTAATCCCAGAGCTAAAACCATGAGTTCCTGAGTTTTGTGGTAATATCTCGTTTTTAATTAGGTTGGCTCCTATGAGAGTGTTATGTCGGTATTCTACTGTCTTCTCAACCAACTTACTAATTACCTTGATTATCATACTTCAGTAGAATGGTATTCACACACAAGGGAATTTTTCATTTAGGAGGTATGTCATAGGTCCTCTTTGCTTTGCATCATGTGGCTTTAGGTCTTTTTCATTTATCTAATCCAGATATTCTCTTTGGCAATTGTATGTTTGTTCTACTTAtcagaaattttaaaaaaatgaaaaatggaggaCTTATATATATGTTCGTCGAACTGTACTTGtgtcctgagccgagggtctattggaaacagcctctctatcctcacaaggtaggggtaaggtctgtatacacactaccctcctcaaaCCCCAcagtgtgggataatactgggtatgtttgTTGTTGTTAAACTGTCCTTGTGTCCACGCCTAAGTAATCCCAAATATTGGGCCTGGTTGTTGACTTGGGTCATCTTTTTAGCTAATTCGGGATGAAATTCGAGATGGGAAATCTGACAAGGAGATCTACAGAAAGCTTGAGGATGATTTTGGTGAGACAGTACTTTATGCCCCAAAATTTGATATGCAGACGGCTGCTTTATGGCTCTCTCCGGTCAGTTAAAGTTTGCTCTCTACCTCGGCCTtgttttttcaagattatattaaTAGACAGAGGCGCTGAAgttgtttgaattttttttgacaCAGCTACTAGTTGCTGGGGCTGCTGGAGGCATGTGGGCTTACAAGAAGCACAGGCAGAAGACTAACGTGCACATTATGGCTCTGAATCTCGTTCGAGGAATTCCATTAACACCAATGGAAAAAGAAACTATGCTCGAGGTCCTCACACCACCTCCTGGAGGAACTTCGTCCTCCAGTTGGTGGAGAAGATGGCTTCAGCAGTGAAAGTTTCTTTAACCTACCATCACTTGTAGCATATTGTTCTGCTGTATTATTGCAAACTTCGAGCTAGTCAAGTGTCAAGATGCCACCCTATCCATGTCATTTTGCATTGGCGTGTTTGAATTGGTCATTGAGATTACACATTTTTCTAAAGGTATTCCCTGAAATAAGTGATCGACATCTTATTGTACAAAACGTACAACTTGATCATGAGCTGACTTCACACTAATGGAGataaactacttttttctgcttctcaaaaagtgtttctgcttctcctcaaaaacatttttttttcttctaaaagcttggccaaacacctcagttttcggccaaaagcacttttggcccaaaaaaaaaaaagcttggccaaacaggctataaatattactccctccgttccagtttatgtgaatctatttcctttttggtccgttccaaaaagaatgacccctttctatatttagaaacaatttagcttaaactttcaattttacccttaatgagaagcttttataaccacacaaatagcgtgagcccctttttgacttgtttaggaccacaaatttcaaaattttttattttttcttaaactccgtaccgAATTAAACAAGTTaatataaattggaacggaggagTAGTATAATTAAGGGGAGTGCCGTTGACTACAGTGGATTTGAAGTGTCTAATCGATTAGTTTTTCAAAGTCTACGCAAGCTTTTTTCTTGCTTATCAAGTGGACCTCATTGCTCTTCTTCCTACTTAGACTCTAGAGCTTAAGATACAATGGGTAGAGTTGATTCCTCTAAATCTAATGAAGTTGAAACTCCTCAGCTAGTGGCCAGTGTGCCAGCTGCCTCGTATCCAGCAGAGTACCAAGGAGCTGTACACACACCAACACCAATGCTAACTAGATGTCTCAAGGTCGAATCATAGGAATGAGTTTGGATCAGCTCCGGTAAATAACCCTCCAGTATTTTTCAATGGTCTCTTTGATTTTTGCCATGTGTACACTTAAAATTGAAAGGTCCAAATTGCATCCGTCTTCTTTCTTGAAtcttgacttttccaacataccCACGGCTGAAAACTCATTTTATGCCTAAGTAATACATCTCTTTTAGGATCAAGCCACAACTGCAGTGCCAAATAGACTACTCCCTACCTCCAAGTCAGAAAAGCAGAATTTTCGGCATCCATAGCACTTCTACCTTTGAACAAACCCGTAAATGCACGTAGGATCAAGTTAAGAGCTTAATTTTATTGTCCTTGAAAAATCCAGGAAAAGACAAATAGAAAGGTGATATTGGAAAAACGTTTTGAACTAACACCTAGAGAAGACTACAATGGAGAAGCAAAGTAAAGCTTATGTAAGCAAGGGTAACTATGAGTTtcaataatatattaaaaatGGTTTAAGATGGTAATAGAGCAGAAAAGGAAATTTTTCAAGCCATAGAATTATTTAAGGATTATTTAAAGAGAGGTCTAAACGTCTACCGTTGAAAGAGAATGGAAGCAAGAGGAGATGCAATTTGGACCTTTCGATTTTAAGTGTACACGTGATAAAAATCAAAAAGGCCATTGAAAAATACCGGAGGATTAAGCTGATCCAAACCCCATAGGAATATGATCCTCTTTGATAGGGAGCACTAATAACCCAATAGTGGACTTTTAAGGCACTGACTTGGATTAGTCGGACCAAAGAGTATTGGACATCTGAAAGTTaaagcaaaaataaataaatgtagaACTTTCTCGAAAAAATATTAATGTATCCTTATCTTGCGGAAGTAATAACGATATTAACACTCTTGTTTGTGTGCAGCTACTACGACAGTATTTTTACCTTGTTTGACGTTCGGGCAGATAGCTGAAGTTCAAGATGCAGGATAAACGAGTAATTGAATCCTCTTTACTTCAATTTGGATTCTGTTCAATTGCCTTCTAAAAGAAGGAGGCATTCAGGCATAAGAATTGtgaaattacaaaaaatggtgaaaaaattgttcaagtgaaaatggtatttgaaatttagagttgtatttggacataaaattcaatttaggttgtttttgaagttttgtgagtgatttgagtgaaaattttgaaaaacagttttttggaattttcaaattttcgaaaattttcaaaa
This region includes:
- the LOC104249376 gene encoding cytochrome c-type biogenesis CcmH-like mitochondrial protein — translated: MEGGEDQVKKERVVEARARNISHNVRCTECGSQSIEDSQADIAILLRKLIRDEIRDGKSDKEIYRKLEDDFGETVLYAPKFDMQTAALWLSPLLVAGAAGGMWAYKKHRQKTNVHIMALNLVRGIPLTPMEKETMLEVLTPPPGGTSSSSWWRRWLQQ